In a single window of the candidate division WOR-3 bacterium genome:
- a CDS encoding 5'-nucleotidase C-terminal domain-containing protein: MPSELWIIHINDVHGALAPTEAYWMNPNFPPPLGGGAGAITVIKEIRQEAKKQGIPTITVDLGDWFSGTPLGDFSYGRSVIEFLNTIGINASVIGNHDFSFGLDTLKALIRSLNAPVLCANLIDKNSGEVPDFLRPYMMLEFDGLRIGMFGLITHYLSGMVAPEHMSGLEVLKHYVGAERSVRDLKAQNADIIIGLTHSGFSHDRRLADSVPGIDVIVGGHSHSGIEPPYETPRYHTIIVQAYSRLSAVGLLKLKIEKTTKKIKGYEGEMITIYGEAIPLNKDYLTRLESWRREVERGFDEVIGISKRELVRSAFSESPIGNLITDAMREFAQADIAVTNSGGIRANLPQGEITYRDLYKIETFGNTAVTMIMTGRQVWEMLEISVIGYHAIFQVSGLKMIYNPHAPPKHRLISVEIDGKPIDFDKEYKVVTNNFLAAGGGAYGIFKEAKEVEDTYKLIRDILAEYIKKHSPIDYKIEGRIIAKVQ; the protein is encoded by the coding sequence ATGCCATCCGAATTATGGATAATTCACATAAATGATGTTCATGGCGCTTTAGCTCCTACTGAAGCCTATTGGATGAATCCTAATTTCCCACCGCCCTTAGGTGGTGGTGCTGGCGCGATTACGGTAATTAAGGAGATTCGGCAAGAAGCGAAAAAACAAGGTATTCCAACAATTACCGTGGATTTAGGCGATTGGTTTTCTGGAACCCCCCTTGGTGATTTTTCTTACGGCCGATCAGTGATTGAATTTTTAAACACAATTGGTATCAATGCTTCAGTGATTGGGAACCATGATTTCAGTTTCGGATTAGACACACTAAAGGCCTTAATTCGCTCGTTAAATGCTCCAGTGCTGTGTGCTAACCTAATTGATAAGAATTCCGGCGAAGTGCCTGATTTTCTTAGACCGTATATGATGCTAGAGTTCGATGGACTGCGGATTGGGATGTTTGGGCTCATAACTCATTATTTGAGCGGTATGGTGGCACCAGAGCACATGTCCGGTCTTGAGGTTTTAAAACATTATGTGGGTGCCGAGCGAAGTGTTCGTGATCTTAAAGCTCAAAATGCCGATATTATTATCGGGCTTACCCACTCTGGTTTCAGCCACGACCGACGACTAGCCGATTCGGTTCCGGGTATCGATGTTATTGTCGGTGGCCATAGCCATTCCGGTATCGAACCACCGTATGAGACGCCTCGATATCATACTATTATTGTGCAAGCTTACTCGCGACTTTCAGCGGTTGGTCTTTTGAAGTTAAAAATCGAGAAGACCACTAAGAAAATTAAGGGATACGAAGGTGAGATGATTACTATCTATGGCGAGGCGATTCCGTTAAACAAAGACTATCTAACAAGGCTGGAGAGCTGGCGGCGCGAAGTCGAGAGAGGATTTGATGAGGTGATTGGGATATCAAAGCGCGAGCTGGTGCGTTCGGCATTTAGTGAATCACCAATTGGTAATTTAATTACCGATGCCATGCGAGAATTTGCTCAAGCCGACATTGCTGTGACTAACTCGGGTGGTATTCGAGCTAATCTGCCGCAAGGCGAGATAACCTATCGAGATCTTTATAAGATTGAAACCTTTGGCAATACCGCGGTTACGATGATTATGACCGGTCGGCAAGTTTGGGAAATGCTTGAGATCTCGGTGATCGGCTATCATGCGATTTTTCAGGTCTCGGGGTTAAAAATGATCTATAACCCGCACGCGCCACCAAAACACCGCTTGATTTCAGTGGAAATCGACGGTAAGCCGATCGATTTTGATAAGGAATATAAAGTAGTCACCAATAATTTCTTAGCTGCCGGCGGTGGTGCATATGGTATCTTTAAAGAGGCGAAAGAGGTCGAAGATACCTATAAATTAATTCGCGATATTTTAGCCGAATATATTAAAAAACATTCACCAATTGATTATAAAATCGAGGGGCGAATTATCGCCAAGGTTCAATAA
- the rd gene encoding rubredoxin, whose product MDLTTLQKINYGMYIISAQKNGQFNGQVANALIQVTSEPPQIAVGINKQNLTHEFITESRVFTISILSEETPMNFIGRFGFKSGREFNKFEGINFKIGITGTPIVLDYTVGYIECEVTKTVDCGTHTLFIGRVLDAQSVADKPPMTYAYYHIIKKGKSPKTAPTYLKQEIKQESEVKTMTKYRCTVCDYIYDPAVGDPESQVPPGTPFEALPENWVCPVCGADKSQFEPV is encoded by the coding sequence ATGGACTTAACGACGTTACAAAAAATTAATTATGGAATGTATATTATAAGTGCTCAAAAAAATGGCCAGTTTAATGGCCAGGTGGCTAATGCCTTAATCCAAGTAACTTCAGAACCACCACAAATTGCCGTGGGTATCAATAAACAGAACTTAACCCATGAATTTATCACCGAAAGCCGCGTTTTTACAATTTCAATTCTTAGTGAAGAGACCCCGATGAACTTTATCGGTCGATTTGGATTTAAGTCCGGCCGTGAGTTTAATAAATTTGAGGGCATAAATTTTAAAATTGGGATAACTGGAACCCCAATTGTGTTGGACTATACTGTGGGATATATCGAATGTGAGGTGACTAAGACCGTAGATTGCGGTACCCATACTTTATTTATCGGGCGGGTCCTTGATGCCCAAAGTGTTGCTGATAAACCGCCCATGACTTATGCTTATTATCATATAATTAAAAAAGGCAAGTCCCCCAAGACAGCACCAACTTATCTAAAACAAGAAATCAAACAAGAAAGCGAGGTGAAAACAATGACTAAGTATCGCTGCACAGTATGTGATTATATTTATGACCCGGCCGTTGGCGATCCAGAGTCTCAAGTTCCGCCCGGCACGCCATTTGAGGCATTACCCGAAAACTGGGTATGTCCGGTTTGTGGTGCCGATAAATCTCAATTTGAGCCGGTGTAA
- the hcp gene encoding hydroxylamine reductase has translation MNETLKMFCYQCSQTAKGTGCTVRGVCGKEPTVARLQDNLLFAIKGISAYLYHARELGVSDREIDSFLEMGFFSTLTNVNFDPTRFIELALKAGKMNIKTMKLLKDAHIKEYGEPTPTKVRTTTVKGKGIIVTGHSLKALHELLKQTEGTGINIYTHSEMLPAHGYPELRKYQHLVGNLGGAWHDQRELFAHFPGAILATSNCVLLPTDAYKDRIFTMGVTGLPGVKHIDGFDFTPIIEKAKTLPDLEDRPSGQFLTTGFSKSVILALADKIKRLLVEGHLKHIFLVGGCDTPGKKGEYYRKFVELLPKETLVITLACGKYRFNNLDLGELDGIPRLIDLGQCNDTVVALEIAEAFCALLGVSIDKLPLSLVLTWMEQKAVAILWSLLASGFKNIYLGPIIPAWINKEILEVLINNYQIKLISKPEKDLQELLGG, from the coding sequence ATGAACGAAACTTTAAAGATGTTTTGTTATCAATGTTCCCAAACAGCCAAAGGCACTGGCTGCACAGTGCGAGGAGTTTGCGGCAAAGAGCCAACTGTGGCTCGGCTTCAAGACAATCTGTTGTTTGCGATTAAGGGGATCTCAGCCTATCTTTATCATGCTCGAGAGCTTGGCGTCTCAGACAGGGAAATCGATTCGTTCCTAGAAATGGGATTTTTTAGCACGCTGACCAATGTTAATTTTGATCCTACCCGTTTTATAGAACTTGCCCTAAAAGCCGGTAAGATGAACATTAAAACCATGAAGTTACTTAAAGATGCCCACATTAAGGAATACGGCGAACCTACCCCGACAAAAGTACGAACTACAACAGTCAAAGGTAAAGGCATCATTGTCACCGGACATAGTCTTAAAGCATTGCATGAACTTCTTAAGCAAACCGAAGGCACCGGCATCAATATTTATACCCATTCTGAGATGCTACCAGCTCATGGTTATCCGGAATTAAGAAAATATCAGCATCTTGTCGGCAATTTAGGCGGAGCCTGGCATGATCAACGAGAACTTTTTGCGCACTTTCCTGGTGCTATTCTTGCTACCTCTAACTGTGTACTTTTGCCCACGGACGCCTACAAAGATCGAATCTTTACTATGGGTGTTACCGGCCTACCGGGTGTAAAACATATTGATGGTTTTGACTTTACACCGATAATTGAAAAAGCTAAAACTTTGCCCGATCTAGAAGATCGGCCCTCAGGACAATTTTTAACCACTGGATTTTCTAAATCTGTGATATTGGCCCTTGCCGATAAAATAAAAAGATTACTTGTTGAGGGGCATCTTAAACATATCTTTTTAGTTGGTGGATGCGACACACCGGGCAAGAAAGGCGAATATTACCGTAAATTCGTAGAACTTTTACCGAAAGAGACTTTAGTCATTACTCTAGCCTGCGGTAAATACCGATTTAATAACTTAGATTTAGGCGAACTAGATGGTATCCCGCGTCTAATTGACTTAGGACAATGTAATGATACGGTCGTGGCTCTGGAGATTGCTGAAGCTTTTTGTGCCCTTTTAGGTGTATCAATTGATAAATTACCTTTAAGTTTAGTTTTAACTTGGATGGAACAAAAAGCAGTAGCAATTCTTTGGAGTCTATTGGCATCGGGTTTTAAAAATATTTATCTCGGGCCAATTATTCCGGCTTGGATTAATAAAGAAATTTTAGAAGTGCTGATAAATAATTATCAGATAAAATTAATCTCAAAACCAGAAAAAGACCTACAAGAGCTCTTAGGAGGATAA
- a CDS encoding FprA family A-type flavoprotein yields MFREIKPRIFYVGALDFDRRLFDELIPLPYGTSYNAYVIQGSEKTALIDTVDPTKENVLIENLKHLGLSRIDYVIAHHAEQDHSGVIPVILKHFPEAKVVTNAKCKELLIRLLLIPEERFLVIRDHETLSLGNKTLEFIFAPWVHWPETILTYLKEDKILFTCDFLGSHLATSDLFVTDECRYYDSAKRYYAEIMMPFRTNIRQHLEKLKDLQIEIIAPSHGPLHNRPDFIINAYRDWTSDRVKNEVVIPYVSMHGAVDAMVEYFCDRIISLGISVKPFNLTTTDLGELAMALVDAATLIIGTSAVLAGPHPQTIFAAYLVNVLRPKTKFLSIIASYGWGAKIVEKLTELTSNLKVEVLDSVIAHGYPKKEDFMKLDALAEKIQIKHKELGIL; encoded by the coding sequence ATGTTTCGAGAAATCAAGCCAAGAATTTTTTATGTTGGTGCCTTAGACTTTGACCGCAGGCTTTTTGACGAACTAATACCTCTACCGTATGGCACAAGCTATAATGCGTATGTTATACAAGGCAGCGAAAAAACTGCTCTAATTGATACGGTCGATCCAACTAAAGAAAATGTTTTAATTGAAAATCTAAAGCATCTCGGATTAAGCCGCATTGACTATGTTATTGCGCATCATGCTGAACAGGACCATTCCGGTGTAATTCCTGTAATCTTAAAGCATTTTCCTGAAGCCAAGGTTGTTACTAATGCGAAGTGTAAAGAACTTTTAATCCGCTTGCTTTTAATACCCGAAGAACGGTTTTTGGTCATCCGGGATCACGAGACGCTTTCTTTGGGTAATAAAACCTTAGAATTTATCTTTGCACCTTGGGTTCATTGGCCAGAAACAATACTGACATATCTAAAAGAAGATAAAATTCTTTTTACTTGTGATTTCTTGGGATCTCACTTGGCTACTAGTGATCTATTTGTGACCGATGAATGTCGCTACTACGATTCGGCAAAGAGATATTATGCTGAAATTATGATGCCCTTCCGGACTAATATTAGACAGCACCTAGAAAAGCTTAAAGACCTTCAAATAGAGATAATTGCTCCAAGCCATGGGCCACTTCATAATCGACCGGACTTTATTATTAATGCTTATCGTGACTGGACCTCTGATAGAGTAAAAAACGAAGTAGTGATTCCTTATGTCTCGATGCATGGGGCAGTTGATGCGATGGTGGAGTATTTTTGTGATCGCATTATCTCTTTGGGGATTTCAGTAAAACCTTTTAATTTAACAACTACAGATCTAGGTGAATTAGCCATGGCTTTAGTTGATGCCGCAACCTTGATAATTGGGACTTCAGCCGTGTTGGCTGGCCCGCATCCTCAGACAATTTTCGCGGCCTATTTAGTAAATGTCTTGCGTCCTAAAACTAAATTTTTATCGATAATTGCCTCATACGGTTGGGGCGCCAAAATCGTAGAAAAACTTACCGAGTTAACTAGTAATCTTAAGGTTGAGGTACTAGATAGCGTTATTGCCCATGGTTATCCTAAAAAAGAAGACTTTATGAAATTAGATGCTTTGGCTGAAAAAATCCAAATAAAACATAAAGAACTTGGTATTCTGTAA
- a CDS encoding cysteine desulfurase family protein codes for MPLVYLDNHSATKLDMRVLEAMLPYFTEFYGNPLSFHPLGQKSEQARETARQEVANLLSVQPDEVYFTSCGSEANNWAIKGIAWAYQHKGRHIVTSKIEHVSVLNTVKYLEQQGFEVTYLDVDQYGLVDPDDLEKALKDTTILISIQHANPEIGTIQPIPELVKVAKSHGILFHTDAVASCGIIPVDANKLGVDLLSLSASTMYGPKGIGALFVKKGIKITPLIHGGIQEHNKRAGTENIPGIVGFGKACALAKAEMSMRHNTLCRLRNKLIAEIPQIIEYVYLNGHPANRLPNNINFSFEFVEGESITLLLAEKGIYVSSGSTCSSRALKMSHVLEALRIDPAVAQGTITMTLGIDLTDSDIAYVLEKLPPIIYHLRELSPLYDHFKKTGQRKIAGPRLRHE; via the coding sequence ATGCCTCTGGTATATTTAGATAATCATTCAGCAACTAAACTTGATATGCGAGTGCTTGAAGCGATGCTACCGTACTTTACCGAATTTTATGGCAACCCGCTGAGCTTTCATCCTTTAGGGCAAAAATCGGAGCAGGCGAGAGAGACAGCACGCCAAGAAGTTGCCAACTTGTTATCAGTCCAACCAGATGAAGTTTACTTTACTTCTTGCGGCTCGGAAGCTAATAATTGGGCAATTAAGGGTATAGCTTGGGCTTATCAACATAAGGGACGGCATATCGTTACTTCTAAAATTGAACATGTCTCAGTGCTTAATACCGTGAAATATCTCGAACAACAGGGTTTTGAAGTTACTTATCTGGATGTTGATCAGTATGGCTTAGTAGATCCGGATGATTTAGAGAAGGCTTTGAAAGATACTACGATCTTAATATCAATTCAACATGCTAATCCTGAAATTGGGACTATTCAGCCAATACCGGAATTAGTAAAAGTTGCTAAAAGCCACGGAATTTTATTCCACACCGACGCTGTGGCTAGTTGTGGTATCATCCCGGTCGATGCTAACAAGTTAGGAGTTGATCTTTTAAGCTTATCGGCATCCACCATGTATGGCCCCAAAGGTATTGGTGCCTTATTCGTAAAAAAAGGAATAAAGATTACACCCCTAATTCATGGCGGTATCCAAGAACATAATAAGCGAGCTGGCACCGAAAATATTCCGGGAATTGTTGGTTTCGGTAAAGCCTGTGCTTTAGCCAAAGCCGAGATGTCTATGCGACATAATACACTTTGTCGGCTACGCAACAAACTTATTGCGGAAATTCCTCAAATAATTGAATATGTTTATCTAAACGGACACCCAGCAAACAGATTGCCCAATAATATAAATTTTTCCTTTGAATTTGTTGAGGGGGAAAGTATTACTTTGCTTTTAGCCGAAAAAGGCATCTATGTAAGCAGTGGTTCTACTTGTAGTTCAAGAGCCTTAAAGATGTCTCATGTACTTGAGGCATTAAGGATTGATCCAGCTGTTGCTCAAGGTACGATTACTATGACCTTAGGGATCGATCTGACAGATAGTGATATTGCTTATGTATTAGAAAAATTGCCGCCGATCATTTATCATCTTCGAGAGCTTTCACCGCTTTATGATCATTTTAAGAAAACTGGGCAAAGAAAAATTGCCGGCCCGCGATTACGTCACGAATAA
- a CDS encoding FAD-binding oxidoreductase, which yields MNKTADVIIIGAGIIGAATGYYLSKKRLKVYVFEKAFPCYGSTGRCIGGIRAQYAHPLSIQVMIESIKIFSTLRDELNRDVEWYQGGYLFLAHTEEKKRTYLEAIKLQKQFGLPVEFISPEECSRIVPGLNCEDLLGGSYSPYDGQANPFAVTYGYLEGIKKHRGKIFTYTEIKKINLTGEKVSSVVTDKNEEYFAPVIVNAAGPWAKKIGELVGLSLPIEPERHESLVTEACERLFDPMIVDYRPDGCYFVQNYKTGHFIGCYTPIPNDPGDHLDASSTFLTEMPRRMVRLLPKLRHLKVLRQWAGSYEMTPDGNPIVGATPIDGFYVSAGMCGHGFMFGPALGKLLADLITEGKSSISLEEFSYNRDFSRKELMK from the coding sequence ATGAATAAGACTGCTGATGTGATTATTATTGGGGCAGGGATAATTGGTGCTGCTACTGGATATTATTTATCAAAAAAACGGCTAAAGGTTTATGTTTTTGAGAAAGCCTTTCCGTGTTATGGTTCCACCGGCAGATGCATCGGCGGCATTAGAGCCCAATATGCTCATCCCTTATCGATACAAGTGATGATCGAGAGTATTAAAATCTTTTCAACACTTAGAGATGAATTGAACCGAGATGTTGAATGGTATCAAGGGGGTTATCTTTTTTTGGCTCATACTGAAGAAAAAAAGAGAACTTATCTAGAGGCAATTAAGCTACAAAAACAGTTCGGTCTTCCGGTAGAATTCATCTCACCAGAAGAATGTAGTCGAATTGTCCCGGGTCTAAATTGCGAAGATCTTTTAGGTGGTTCTTATTCCCCATATGACGGGCAAGCAAATCCGTTTGCAGTTACCTATGGTTATTTAGAAGGAATAAAAAAACACCGAGGGAAAATTTTTACTTATACCGAAATTAAAAAAATTAATCTTACAGGCGAAAAGGTCTCCTCTGTAGTTACCGATAAAAACGAAGAATACTTTGCACCAGTTATTGTTAATGCTGCTGGCCCCTGGGCAAAAAAAATCGGCGAACTTGTAGGATTAAGTTTACCTATCGAACCCGAACGCCATGAAAGTTTAGTTACCGAGGCTTGCGAAAGACTTTTTGATCCCATGATTGTCGATTATCGGCCTGACGGTTGTTATTTTGTTCAAAATTATAAAACCGGGCATTTTATCGGATGTTACACTCCTATCCCTAACGATCCGGGGGACCATCTTGACGCCTCAAGTACTTTTCTTACGGAAATGCCCAGACGAATGGTCCGTCTTCTACCTAAACTTAGACATCTAAAGGTTCTCCGCCAATGGGCTGGAAGTTATGAAATGACCCCTGATGGCAATCCGATTGTTGGTGCTACTCCAATAGACGGATTCTATGTCTCGGCTGGTATGTGTGGCCATGGTTTTATGTTTGGTCCGGCTTTAGGTAAATTACTAGCTGACTTAATTACCGAAGGTAAAAGTTCAATTTCTTTAGAAGAGTTTTCTTATAATCGGGATTTTAGCCGTAAAGAGTTAATGAAATAG
- a CDS encoding (2Fe-2S)-binding protein, with translation MKKEIIICRCEEVTEEEIVKVIKQGYTSLNEIKRILRCGMGHCQGRSCLPVIARLISKYNRKPLSEIRFPTSRPPLKPIALGILAQYHKSLDKNRNE, from the coding sequence ATGAAAAAAGAAATCATCATTTGCCGCTGTGAAGAAGTTACCGAAGAAGAAATTGTAAAAGTAATAAAGCAAGGGTATACGAGTTTAAATGAAATTAAACGAATTTTGCGATGTGGCATGGGGCATTGTCAAGGACGTAGCTGTCTTCCAGTTATTGCTCGTTTAATCAGTAAATATAACCGTAAACCACTTTCGGAAATACGCTTTCCAACTTCGCGACCGCCGTTGAAGCCAATCGCTTTAGGAATTTTAGCGCAATACCACAAAAGTCTTGACAAGAACCGGAATGAATAA